In Microcoleus sp. FACHB-831, one genomic interval encodes:
- a CDS encoding TIGR02281 family clan AA aspartic protease yields the protein MKRFLRVLISVTGLVSIVGVAHVPSSAIAQNGVCYMVGPGGKTIDLGSMCSGDAATNKRVFQAKIKRRAGGTPVIDVTFNGGRTFEMIVDTGASGTVITRRMASALQVVPVRTIKADTASAVGVEFPVGYVQSIGVNGVVANKVLVAIAGPEQDIGLLGHDFFGNYDVTIKRDVVQFELR from the coding sequence ATGAAACGATTTTTAAGAGTGCTAATTTCAGTCACCGGGCTTGTTTCCATTGTGGGAGTAGCGCATGTGCCCTCTAGCGCGATCGCTCAGAATGGCGTTTGCTACATGGTCGGGCCAGGGGGCAAAACTATAGATTTAGGCAGTATGTGCAGCGGCGACGCTGCTACCAACAAACGAGTGTTTCAAGCCAAAATTAAACGTCGGGCGGGCGGTACTCCTGTAATTGATGTTACGTTTAATGGCGGTCGCACTTTCGAGATGATTGTAGACACAGGCGCTAGCGGCACCGTAATTACCCGCAGGATGGCATCAGCTTTGCAAGTAGTTCCGGTAAGGACTATTAAAGCAGATACGGCGAGTGCGGTGGGAGTAGAATTTCCCGTAGGCTACGTGCAATCGATTGGCGTGAATGGTGTCGTAGCCAACAAAGTGCTGGTGGCGATCGCTGGCCCAGAGCAAGACATTGGACTGTTGGGGCATGACTTTTTTGGCAATTACGATGTCACGATTAAACGCGATGTCGTACAGTTTGAACTGCGCTGA
- a CDS encoding CHAT domain-containing tetratricopeptide repeat protein, which translates to MHRHFFRISLVTATLFLSVTSTLQLPRTGLNSGGMAIAQTIFDQIAEAQRLFRVGEEQYNQRQYREALETFQQVLVIVRALGNRQDEGTTLHAIGQVYRRLEQYPQALEFYEQALVIHKQVGDKAQEGTALSNIGGVYNRLGQYSQALKLYKQALAITKQVGDKAQEGTTLNNIGGVYESLGQYSQALKLYKQALAIHKQMGKKAQEGTILNNIGLVYSNLGQYPQALKFLEQALAISKQVGNKAGDSTTLANIGNIYSELGQYPQALKFLSQALVITKKMGNKAEEGPIINIIGKVYYKLGQYPQALKFYEQALAIYKQVGDKAGEGITLSNIGNVYSQLGQYPQALKFYEHALVITKQVGNKAEEGTTLSNIGDVYSELGQYSQALKFFSQALAIKKQVGNKAGEGTTLSNIGGVYSRLGQYSQALKFFEHTLVITKQVGNKAGEGLTLHNLGHVYYHLGQYDNAEKRLFAAISVQEPLRSGLRDADKISFFDTQANTYRFLQQSLVAQNKTNAALEISERGRARAFIELLASRLSTNNSNNQISIKPPNIGQIQQIAKLQNATLVQYSIIYDFFKIQGKEQGRESELFIWVVKPTGEVAFRRVNLKPLWQKQNTSLKNLAPNSPSVAPVVPNLPEIAQSAPVVGQEVIIPNRNFYAIALIFLSLGCLIAIAICYKRSRLSTKHRWLFPSLLLVCATTSTGGLFFLMTRTTAIAQSPNSRDGSLFAQLVDDTRESIETSDRGLGFVFKGQKAKGSDRLKQLHEILIQPIDDLLPKDPNAHVIFIPQSSLFLVPFPALQDKTGKYLIEKHTILTAPSIQVLQLTRQQKQRVGKIHKSPLQGKEALIVGNPTMPKVAPVIGQPEQQLPSLPGAEAEARAIASMLKTQAITGSVATKPAILEKMNKARIIHLATHGLFDDIRGLDSAIALAPSGRDNGLLTAEQILDLNLNAELVVLSACDTGRGKITGDGVVGLSRSLISAGVPSVVVSLWSVPDAPTADLMSEFYRNFQQNSDKAAALRGAMLTTMKQHPNPRDWAAFTLIGESH; encoded by the coding sequence ATGCATCGCCATTTTTTTCGCATCAGCTTGGTAACAGCGACTCTGTTTTTGTCTGTAACTTCGACCTTACAACTACCTCGAACAGGTTTAAATTCTGGTGGAATGGCGATCGCGCAAACTATTTTTGACCAAATAGCTGAGGCACAGCGGCTGTTCCGAGTAGGTGAAGAGCAGTATAATCAACGTCAGTATAGAGAAGCGTTAGAGACGTTTCAGCAGGTCTTAGTCATTGTCAGAGCGCTCGGCAATCGTCAAGACGAAGGCACAACTCTCCATGCCATTGGGCAAGTTTACCGCAGGCTGGAACAGTATCCCCAAGCTTTGGAATTCTACGAACAAGCCTTAGTCATTCACAAACAAGTGGGCGATAAAGCGCAAGAAGGGACAGCTCTGAGCAACATTGGGGGAGTTTACAACAGGCTGGGACAGTATTCCCAAGCTTTGAAGCTGTACAAACAAGCCTTAGCCATTACCAAACAAGTGGGCGATAAAGCGCAAGAAGGGACAACTCTGAACAACATTGGGGGAGTTTACGAGAGTCTGGGACAGTATTCCCAAGCTTTGAAGCTGTACAAACAAGCCTTAGCCATTCACAAACAAATGGGCAAGAAGGCACAAGAAGGGACAATCCTCAACAATATTGGGTTAGTTTACTCCAACCTAGGACAGTATCCCCAAGCGTTGAAGTTCTTGGAGCAAGCCTTAGCCATTAGCAAACAAGTGGGCAATAAAGCGGGGGATAGCACAACTCTGGCCAATATTGGGAATATTTACTCCGAGCTAGGACAGTATCCCCAAGCCTTGAAGTTCCTCTCGCAAGCCCTAGTCATTACCAAGAAAATGGGTAATAAAGCGGAGGAAGGGCCAATTATCAACATAATTGGGAAAGTTTACTACAAACTAGGACAGTACCCCCAAGCCTTGAAGTTCTACGAACAAGCCTTAGCCATTTACAAACAAGTGGGTGATAAAGCGGGGGAAGGGATAACTCTGAGCAACATTGGGAATGTTTACTCCCAGTTGGGACAGTATCCCCAAGCCTTGAAGTTCTACGAGCATGCATTAGTCATTACCAAACAAGTGGGCAATAAGGCGGAGGAAGGGACAACTCTGAGCAACATTGGGGATGTTTACTCCGAGCTGGGACAGTATTCCCAAGCTTTGAAGTTCTTCTCGCAAGCCTTGGCCATTAAAAAACAAGTGGGCAATAAAGCTGGGGAAGGGACAACTCTGAGCAACATTGGGGGAGTTTACAGCAGGCTGGGACAGTATTCCCAAGCTTTGAAGTTCTTCGAGCATACATTAGTCATTACCAAACAAGTGGGCAATAAAGCGGGGGAAGGGTTAACTCTCCACAACCTGGGGCATGTTTACTACCATCTGGGACAGTATGACAATGCGGAAAAAAGGCTATTCGCTGCAATTTCAGTTCAGGAACCTCTACGAAGCGGACTGCGTGATGCTGATAAAATCTCATTCTTTGACACGCAAGCTAATACCTACAGGTTTCTGCAACAAAGTCTAGTTGCCCAGAATAAAACCAATGCTGCTCTAGAAATATCGGAACGGGGTAGAGCTAGAGCCTTTATAGAGCTATTGGCTTCACGCCTATCCACCAATAATTCCAACAATCAAATATCTATAAAACCACCGAATATCGGGCAAATCCAACAAATTGCCAAACTTCAAAACGCCACATTAGTTCAATATTCGATCATCTACGATTTTTTTAAAATCCAGGGTAAAGAGCAAGGACGCGAATCAGAATTGTTTATTTGGGTAGTTAAACCTACAGGTGAAGTTGCATTCCGTCGAGTTAATCTTAAACCCCTCTGGCAAAAACAAAATACTTCTCTTAAAAACTTAGCTCCCAACTCTCCATCTGTTGCACCAGTTGTACCTAATTTGCCAGAAATTGCCCAATCTGCTCCTGTTGTTGGGCAAGAAGTTATTATACCTAATCGCAATTTTTACGCGATCGCTCTCATCTTCCTTTCCCTGGGTTGTCTAATCGCGATCGCTATTTGCTACAAGCGATCGCGTTTATCTACTAAACATCGCTGGTTATTTCCTTCCCTTTTACTTGTCTGTGCAACTACCAGCACTGGTGGTTTATTTTTCTTGATGACGCGAACAACTGCGATCGCGCAAAGCCCCAATTCTAGGGATGGCTCGTTGTTTGCACAATTAGTTGACGACACTAGGGAATCTATCGAGACGAGCGATCGCGGTTTGGGATTTGTCTTTAAAGGACAGAAGGCTAAAGGTAGCGATCGCTTAAAACAACTGCATGAAATTCTAATTCAACCCATTGACGACTTACTCCCCAAAGATCCTAACGCTCATGTCATCTTTATCCCTCAATCATCTTTATTCCTGGTTCCCTTTCCAGCATTACAAGATAAAACAGGCAAATACCTGATTGAAAAACACACTATCCTTACTGCACCGTCGATTCAAGTGTTGCAGTTAACCCGCCAGCAAAAACAAAGGGTGGGAAAAATTCATAAATCGCCTTTACAAGGGAAAGAGGCGCTGATAGTGGGTAATCCTACTATGCCTAAAGTTGCTCCTGTTATTGGACAACCGGAGCAACAGTTACCCAGCTTACCCGGTGCTGAAGCAGAAGCAAGAGCGATCGCGTCAATGCTAAAAACTCAAGCTATTACTGGTTCAGTAGCTACTAAGCCAGCAATTTTAGAGAAGATGAATAAGGCGCGGATTATCCATCTGGCGACACATGGGTTATTCGACGATATCCGGGGATTAGATAGCGCGATCGCTCTTGCTCCTTCCGGTCGTGATAATGGCTTGCTGACGGCTGAACAGATATTAGATTTGAATTTAAATGCAGAATTAGTTGTATTGAGCGCTTGCGATACTGGTAGGGGAAAAATTACTGGTGATGGCGTGGTGGGACTATCTCGTTCTTTAATTTCAGCAGGCGTACCTAGTGTAGTTGTATCGCTGTGGTCGGTACCGGATGCACCTACGGCGGATTTGATGAGTGAGTTTTATCGCAATTTTCAACAAAATTCTGATAAGGCGGCTGCGTTGCGAGGTGCAATGCTGACGACGATGAAGCAACATCCCAATCCTAGAGATTGGGCGGCTTTTACTTTGATTGGCGAGAGCCACTGA
- a CDS encoding caspase family protein: MPQIKRRHFLQFAGSAIATWGMSSCDRSSQTRRIPAGSRGISPRKLALLVGINDYPKTSQLPPLYGCLTDVELQRNLLIYRFGFNPGDILTLTDSQASRQGILQAFEEHLINQAKPEDVVVFHFSGHGSQVADPDKDHPDGLNSTLVPFDSSRPSKQTQGGIVQDIMGHTLFLLMSAINTENLTVILDCCHSGGGKRGNLLVRSVRGGSQFQPSPEEIAYQQKWLSRLNLTPAEFIQQRRAGIAKGIVITATNREQRAADFPFNGFSAGAFTYLMTQYLWQQPGNESIVRAMPNIARSTTRVSFTAQIPEFEVKPNSNNEKQSIYWVKQPNPPAEAVITKIAGNSVELWLGGVDSASLAAFDKEAIFALDYSPNRPSAQVQLESREGLIGKGKLLYSTQIAALQPGALCTEQVRGIPNNLNLKIGLDRSLGKDAEQAKTALTALKRIEVLPLQQGELHYIFGRNAEGSLGFFSPGLETIAGSFGAAKETVTDAIKRLQSKLRLLLAARIVKMTLNTGSSQLNVTASLSRSGQENDLIAAVLPTRGSNQESAKVKSVKFTSVSSPNSQKLPLNTPVQLQIANNETRDLYISVVVIDPSGEMTIIFPYQWTSAEEAARVGAGQTVIIPNSSEASFELRTQEPKGVTEVLIIASATPQRKALKTLQALALRGSQEIGPVALNDPIEVMDSLLDDLADGDRSLISDGDRRSGSSAAKPVNKRRTVRRVDTTQMAAMSMTFEVI; this comes from the coding sequence ATGCCCCAAATTAAACGGCGTCACTTTTTGCAATTTGCTGGTTCTGCCATAGCAACTTGGGGGATGAGTTCTTGCGATCGCTCCTCGCAAACTCGCAGAATACCCGCTGGTTCTCGCGGTATTTCCCCTCGCAAATTAGCGCTGCTTGTGGGCATCAACGATTATCCAAAAACCAGCCAACTTCCGCCGTTGTATGGGTGTCTTACCGATGTCGAATTACAGCGAAATCTGCTAATCTACCGCTTTGGTTTTAATCCAGGGGATATCCTAACTTTAACTGACTCCCAAGCCTCGCGACAAGGCATTTTACAAGCATTTGAAGAACACCTGATAAACCAAGCAAAGCCAGAAGATGTCGTAGTATTTCACTTTTCTGGACATGGTTCTCAAGTAGCCGATCCAGACAAAGATCATCCTGATGGCCTCAATAGTACCTTAGTTCCTTTTGATAGTTCGCGCCCATCAAAGCAAACTCAGGGTGGCATTGTGCAAGATATCATGGGACATACCCTGTTTTTGCTCATGTCAGCTATTAACACAGAAAACCTCACAGTTATTCTGGATTGTTGCCATTCTGGAGGTGGAAAACGGGGGAATTTATTGGTGCGTTCGGTAAGGGGAGGCTCTCAATTTCAACCTAGCCCTGAAGAAATAGCTTATCAGCAAAAATGGCTATCTAGGTTGAATTTAACGCCTGCTGAGTTTATTCAGCAACGACGTGCGGGAATAGCCAAGGGAATAGTAATTACTGCAACAAATCGCGAGCAACGTGCAGCAGATTTTCCTTTTAATGGCTTTTCGGCTGGCGCTTTTACTTATCTAATGACGCAGTATTTATGGCAGCAACCAGGTAACGAATCTATCGTGCGAGCAATGCCAAATATTGCCCGGAGTACGACGAGAGTCTCTTTTACTGCCCAAATACCAGAGTTTGAAGTTAAACCAAATAGCAATAACGAAAAGCAATCTATATACTGGGTTAAGCAACCGAATCCTCCAGCCGAGGCGGTAATTACAAAAATAGCAGGAAACTCAGTAGAGTTATGGTTGGGTGGCGTTGATTCTGCAAGTTTGGCAGCTTTTGATAAAGAAGCGATTTTTGCACTTGATTATTCTCCAAATCGCCCTAGCGCACAGGTGCAACTAGAATCGCGAGAAGGATTAATAGGTAAAGGAAAATTACTATATTCTACTCAAATCGCCGCGCTACAACCAGGAGCGCTATGCACCGAGCAAGTGCGCGGAATTCCCAATAATCTTAACTTAAAAATTGGCCTCGATCGGTCGCTAGGTAAGGACGCCGAACAAGCCAAAACTGCTTTAACAGCGCTCAAGCGAATCGAAGTTTTACCGCTACAGCAGGGAGAATTGCATTACATCTTCGGTCGCAATGCTGAGGGAAGTTTGGGTTTTTTTTCTCCTGGGCTTGAAACGATCGCTGGTTCGTTTGGTGCAGCTAAAGAAACTGTAACTGATGCTATTAAGCGGTTGCAGTCAAAATTGAGGTTATTGCTAGCAGCTAGAATTGTTAAAATGACTCTTAATACTGGTTCGTCGCAGTTGAATGTTACAGCTTCTCTAAGTCGAAGCGGCCAAGAAAATGATTTAATTGCTGCGGTTTTACCAACCAGAGGTTCAAATCAAGAATCGGCAAAGGTTAAAAGTGTTAAGTTTACTTCTGTTAGTTCGCCCAATTCCCAAAAGTTACCGCTCAATACGCCAGTTCAGTTGCAAATTGCGAACAACGAAACGCGGGATTTATATATTAGCGTTGTGGTAATCGATCCTTCTGGAGAAATGACGATTATCTTTCCATATCAATGGACATCAGCAGAGGAAGCGGCGCGGGTAGGCGCAGGACAGACGGTAATTATTCCCAATTCTAGTGAAGCGAGTTTTGAGTTGAGGACGCAAGAACCCAAGGGGGTGACAGAAGTTTTGATTATTGCCAGCGCCACGCCGCAACGAAAGGCGCTGAAGACTTTGCAGGCGCTTGCTTTGCGGGGGAGTCAGGAGATCGGGCCAGTGGCGCTAAATGACCCGATTGAGGTAATGGATAGTTTGCTCGATGACTTGGCAGATGGCGATCGCTCTCTTATCTCAGATGGCGATCGCCGTAGCGGTAGCAGTGCGGCAAAACCTGTTAATAAGCGCCGCACCGTGCGGCGTGTAGATACGACTCAGATGGCGGCGATGTCGATGACTTTTGAGGTAATTTGA
- a CDS encoding DUF6464 family protein: protein MDESPSCQLIVVSLNKNIFPKLKLTSRRAMTNLAMERMRLQSHAQIKRLINYHEQRYRLLSKTIDKQATCKYNASSAFLLCAVNPSGPCEECSHYQA from the coding sequence GTGGATGAAAGTCCAAGTTGTCAATTAATTGTTGTTAGTCTTAACAAAAACATCTTCCCAAAGTTGAAACTTACTTCGAGGCGAGCGATGACTAATTTAGCTATGGAAAGGATGCGATTGCAGTCCCACGCTCAAATCAAACGCCTTATTAACTACCACGAGCAACGTTATCGCCTGCTGTCAAAAACGATTGATAAACAGGCCACCTGTAAATACAACGCTAGCTCGGCTTTTCTCCTTTGTGCAGTAAATCCCAGTGGCCCCTGCGAGGAATGCAGCCATTACCAAGCTTAA
- a CDS encoding phosphodiester glycosidase family protein → MSKKKQSSGCRKMLRRTFLFLIGIALANFLAEYFSIAQNRSNFFTLVRQLWEKAIARWQASQDGVAQNPLPQGSVTPAPLPSASITPEPLPTAPLPSATVTPQPLPTAPLPQASVTPKPKPSATPKVAIAPRKKGKPVQVSQKTVNGVAFYQTTIDLADPETFITIGLANNSAFANTQTMSNGDEPFAKFVARNPAAVVANGTFFGKDDKKAVLGNIVAGGKFLKYSRWENYGTTLGISAGNKLEMITARAEGKPEWNQHWFSLTCGPRLLKQGKIWLSPLSEGFKDSHVLNAGYRTAIGFPANRQQLYLITFLASLTLQQEAQIMKDIGCIEAMNLDGGASVGLAHNGRILLPPGRNLTNVIVVYDTNYPAPADLKKSWQSFQDGDRPQYPG, encoded by the coding sequence ATGTCAAAGAAAAAACAATCAAGTGGTTGCCGTAAAATGCTGCGGCGCACATTTTTATTCTTAATAGGTATAGCGCTTGCTAACTTTTTAGCCGAGTACTTCTCAATTGCACAAAACCGCAGCAATTTTTTCACTCTCGTCCGTCAATTATGGGAAAAAGCGATCGCGCGTTGGCAAGCATCCCAAGATGGCGTAGCTCAAAACCCTTTACCGCAAGGTAGCGTCACCCCAGCGCCTTTACCCAGTGCTAGCATTACTCCAGAGCCTTTACCCACCGCGCCTCTACCCAGTGCTACCGTTACTCCACAGCCTTTACCCACCGCGCCTCTACCGCAGGCTAGCGTCACGCCGAAGCCTAAGCCTTCTGCTACACCCAAAGTGGCGATCGCTCCCCGAAAAAAAGGTAAACCCGTACAAGTTAGCCAAAAAACTGTTAATGGAGTTGCTTTTTATCAAACCACAATTGATCTAGCTGACCCTGAAACTTTCATCACCATCGGGTTAGCAAATAACTCAGCTTTTGCCAATACTCAAACTATGAGTAACGGCGATGAACCTTTTGCCAAGTTTGTTGCTCGTAATCCCGCCGCTGTAGTAGCCAACGGCACTTTTTTTGGCAAAGATGACAAGAAAGCGGTTCTAGGTAACATTGTTGCTGGTGGCAAATTTCTCAAATACAGCCGTTGGGAAAACTATGGCACTACTTTGGGTATATCTGCTGGAAATAAACTAGAAATGATTACAGCACGCGCAGAAGGTAAACCAGAATGGAATCAGCACTGGTTTTCTCTTACTTGCGGGCCGAGACTGCTCAAACAGGGAAAAATCTGGCTTTCACCATTATCAGAAGGATTTAAAGATTCCCACGTTCTCAATGCAGGATATCGCACTGCTATTGGATTTCCTGCTAATAGACAACAGTTATATTTAATTACTTTTCTTGCTAGTCTCACTTTGCAACAAGAAGCCCAAATTATGAAGGATATCGGCTGTATTGAGGCGATGAATTTGGATGGGGGTGCTTCTGTTGGTTTAGCTCATAATGGAAGAATTTTGCTTCCACCCGGACGCAACCTCACAAATGTAATTGTGGTTTACGATACTAACTATCCAGCTCCAGCAGATTTGAAAAAGTCTTGGCAAAGTTTTCAAGATGGCGATCGCCCCCAATATCCTGGATAA
- a CDS encoding S9 family peptidase — protein MNQNNQYAAKMSPPIVEKYPHEFICHGDLRIDNYFWMRDRSNPKVIAYLEAENAHTQAMMQHTALEQTTLYEEMLSRIQETDLSVPYRKGDFYYYSRTEEGKAYSIHCRKKGSIDAAEEVLLNENELAQGQEYFRLGVFQISPNNQILAYAVDTNGSEQYTLFFLDLNSRKLYSESIADTYYSLAWGNDSKTVFYTKVDSLNRPFQLFRHALGTDSESDVLIHHEQDEAYFLGVSKTRSEAYILMSLGSKVTSEVHYLDANNPTGSFQVIHSRTKGLEYEVEHHGSDFYIVTNDEAINFKLMKTPVESPSKENWQPVIPHREDVMISSVSAFLDHLVIYEREAGLPMVRVRKLSTNDEHRITFPEPTYSVSPGKNPEFNTTNLRFNYTSFVTPESVFDYDMETKKRELKKETEVKGGYDRTQYTSDRIMATAADGVEIPISIVYKNGIEKNGSNPLLLTGYGSYGVNYPPYFSPNRLSLLDRGVVIAIAHIRGGGEMGRKWYEDGKFLNKKNTFTDFIACAEHLINQKWTSSDRLAISGGSAGGLLIGAVINMRPDLFKAAIAHVPFVDVVTTILDTSIPLTVLEWEEWGNPNDKIYYDYMKSYSPYDNVEAKDYPNLLVTAGLNDPRVKYWEPAKWTAKLRELKTDDNILLLKTNMGAGHGGASGRYEKLKEVAFEYAFLLDRWGLMEPRS, from the coding sequence ATGAATCAAAATAATCAATATGCGGCAAAAATGTCTCCACCGATAGTAGAGAAATATCCGCATGAATTTATATGTCATGGAGATTTGCGGATTGACAACTACTTTTGGATGCGCGATCGCAGCAACCCTAAAGTCATCGCCTACTTGGAAGCAGAAAATGCCCATACACAAGCGATGATGCAGCATACAGCGCTAGAGCAAACAACCCTCTATGAAGAGATGCTGTCGCGCATCCAAGAAACTGACCTTTCAGTACCTTACCGTAAGGGTGACTTCTACTACTATTCGCGCACGGAAGAGGGAAAAGCTTACTCAATACATTGCCGTAAAAAAGGTAGCATCGACGCCGCAGAAGAAGTACTGCTAAATGAAAATGAACTCGCTCAAGGCCAGGAATATTTCCGTTTGGGCGTATTTCAAATAAGCCCAAATAATCAAATTTTAGCTTATGCAGTCGATACCAACGGTTCTGAGCAATATACCCTTTTCTTCCTCGATCTTAACAGTCGTAAATTGTATTCAGAAAGTATAGCCGACACATACTACTCGCTAGCTTGGGGAAACGATAGTAAAACAGTTTTTTATACTAAAGTTGACTCGCTCAACCGCCCTTTTCAACTATTTCGTCACGCTCTAGGAACTGACTCGGAAAGCGACGTACTCATCCATCACGAACAAGATGAAGCCTATTTTCTGGGTGTGAGCAAAACGAGGAGCGAAGCTTACATCTTGATGAGCTTGGGTAGCAAAGTAACATCGGAAGTCCACTATTTAGATGCTAACAATCCCACTGGTTCTTTTCAGGTAATCCACTCACGCACTAAGGGGCTGGAATACGAAGTTGAGCATCACGGTAGCGATTTCTACATAGTTACCAACGATGAAGCTATCAATTTTAAATTGATGAAAACTCCGGTTGAATCGCCCTCCAAGGAGAATTGGCAGCCTGTAATTCCCCATCGAGAGGATGTAATGATTTCGAGTGTCAGCGCTTTCTTAGATCATTTGGTAATTTATGAAAGAGAAGCGGGACTACCGATGGTGCGGGTTCGCAAACTCTCTACCAATGATGAACATCGCATAACATTTCCCGAACCAACCTACAGCGTTTCCCCAGGAAAGAATCCAGAATTTAACACTACAAATTTGCGATTTAACTATACGTCTTTTGTGACTCCCGAATCAGTTTTTGATTACGACATGGAAACAAAAAAGCGCGAGTTAAAAAAAGAAACTGAAGTCAAAGGCGGCTACGATAGAACCCAATACACAAGCGATCGCATTATGGCTACCGCCGCCGATGGCGTGGAAATTCCGATTTCTATAGTTTATAAAAACGGGATAGAAAAAAATGGCTCTAACCCACTTTTGCTAACTGGTTATGGTTCATACGGTGTTAACTATCCTCCTTACTTCTCTCCCAACAGACTATCGCTACTCGATCGGGGAGTAGTAATTGCGATCGCTCATATTCGCGGCGGTGGAGAAATGGGGCGTAAATGGTATGAAGATGGCAAATTCTTGAATAAGAAAAACACTTTTACCGACTTCATCGCCTGCGCTGAACATTTGATAAACCAGAAATGGACATCAAGCGATCGCTTAGCTATTTCTGGAGGAAGTGCAGGTGGATTATTGATTGGCGCAGTAATCAATATGCGTCCCGATCTCTTCAAAGCAGCTATCGCTCACGTACCCTTCGTAGACGTAGTAACTACCATATTAGACACCTCAATACCGCTTACGGTTTTAGAGTGGGAAGAGTGGGGAAATCCCAACGACAAAATCTATTATGACTACATGAAGTCATACTCCCCATACGATAACGTCGAGGCGAAAGATTATCCAAATCTATTGGTAACTGCTGGCTTAAACGATCCGCGTGTTAAATATTGGGAACCAGCAAAGTGGACAGCTAAACTGCGCGAACTGAAAACAGACGACAACATTTTACTGCTCAAAACCAACATGGGTGCAGGACATGGAGGCGCATCGGGACGCTATGAAAAACTTAAAGAGGTTGCATTTGAGTATGCGTTTCTTTTAGATCGCTGGGGGTTAATGGAGCCGCGATCTTAA
- a CDS encoding TIGR02281 family clan AA aspartic protease gives MRTPPLKTYIPIALSSILALGGVSSCANNTQIVADKSAEAAPAAPSAKVAVKRVSTKAVEPTSKTISSYERALDIAAGATLISNSAVSRQDWNLAVNRWQEAIGLLKTVPGWSRDRANAQKKLSQYQSYLADAKLKAAPPPAKVCSGDTNPQFFSVPIKGRVGGTPVVEVNFNDQQKFEMIFDTGASHTLITRSIAATLGLPPVGSAKIRIANGSVVVLPIALVKSNEIDGRVKRDIPVAVAPPAMQIGLLGQDFYKGYDVIIKENIIEFHRQNSAANKKAVKPKPCLVDTTPQFFSAPIKTRKMGIPVVEVTFNDKQKFPMIFDTGATKTLITQPMAAKLKLQRLGTTEATIADGSVAKFDVALVKSNKIANRIKRDVLVSVAPAGMDVGLLGQDFYEGYNITIKENVIEFRRQ, from the coding sequence ATGCGGACGCCTCCTCTCAAAACCTATATCCCCATCGCTTTATCCAGCATTTTGGCTTTAGGCGGTGTTTCTAGCTGTGCGAACAATACCCAGATCGTTGCTGATAAATCGGCTGAAGCCGCCCCAGCTGCGCCGTCTGCGAAAGTCGCAGTTAAGCGCGTCTCTACAAAGGCTGTGGAACCAACCTCTAAAACCATCAGTTCCTACGAACGAGCGCTTGATATCGCCGCAGGTGCAACTCTTATCAGTAATTCTGCTGTCTCTCGGCAAGATTGGAATTTAGCTGTTAACCGCTGGCAAGAAGCAATCGGGTTATTAAAAACCGTTCCTGGTTGGAGTCGCGATCGCGCAAATGCCCAAAAGAAGCTGAGTCAATACCAGTCTTATCTAGCAGATGCTAAATTAAAAGCCGCTCCACCGCCTGCAAAAGTTTGCTCCGGTGACACAAATCCTCAGTTTTTCTCCGTTCCCATCAAAGGACGAGTAGGCGGAACCCCCGTTGTTGAAGTCAATTTCAACGACCAACAAAAATTTGAAATGATTTTTGATACGGGTGCTTCCCACACTTTGATCACCCGTTCGATAGCAGCTACATTAGGCTTGCCACCTGTAGGCAGCGCTAAAATTAGGATTGCTAATGGGTCAGTCGTGGTATTACCCATTGCTCTTGTTAAGTCCAATGAAATTGATGGCCGAGTTAAGAGAGATATACCCGTAGCTGTAGCACCACCAGCCATGCAAATTGGATTGCTGGGACAAGATTTCTACAAAGGGTATGATGTCATCATCAAAGAAAATATCATCGAATTTCACCGCCAGAATTCGGCTGCTAACAAGAAAGCAGTAAAGCCAAAACCCTGCTTGGTTGACACAACTCCACAGTTTTTCTCTGCTCCCATCAAAACCCGAAAAATGGGCATTCCTGTAGTTGAAGTAACTTTCAACGATAAACAGAAATTTCCCATGATCTTTGATACTGGGGCTACTAAAACTTTGATTACTCAGCCTATGGCAGCTAAATTAAAATTGCAGCGTTTGGGGACAACTGAAGCGACGATCGCTGATGGTTCGGTCGCTAAATTTGATGTTGCTCTTGTTAAGTCGAACAAAATTGCTAACCGCATAAAAAGAGATGTGTTAGTGTCCGTTGCACCTGCGGGAATGGATGTTGGATTGCTGGGGCAAGATTTCTATGAAGGCTACAACATCACGATTAAAGAAAACGTCATCGAGTTTCGCCGCCAGTAA